The following are from one region of the Salicibibacter kimchii genome:
- the ffh gene encoding signal recognition particle protein, producing MAFEGLAERLQATMSKIKGKGKVSEADVKEMAREVRLALLEADVNFKVVKQFVGRIKERAVGQEVMKSLTPGQQVIKVVNEELTALMGKEESKLAVADKAPTVIMMVGLQGSGKTTTAAKLANHLRKEKNRNPMLVAADVYRPAAIDQLQTLGKQLEMPVFSKGTEANPVDIVREGVEQAKAENHDYVLLDTAGRLHVDEALMDELQQMSDAVEPHEVLLVVDAMTGQDAVNVAEQFNDQLPVSGVVLTKLDGDTRGGAALSIRAVTEQPIKFAGMGEKIDQLETFHPERMASRILGMGDMLSLIEKAQTNVDEERAKELEKKMRNADLTFEDFLEQLEQVKSMGPMEDILSMMPGAGKMKGMKNMQVDESQIGRIEAIVRSMTKAEKQDPKLMNASRKRRIAKGSGTSVQDVNKLLKQFEDMKKMMKQMSSMGGGKKKGKGGMQLPFMR from the coding sequence ATGGCCTTTGAAGGTTTAGCCGAGCGTTTGCAGGCGACGATGTCGAAGATTAAAGGCAAAGGGAAAGTCAGTGAAGCGGACGTGAAAGAGATGGCGCGGGAAGTCCGCCTGGCGCTCCTCGAAGCCGATGTGAACTTCAAAGTCGTCAAGCAGTTTGTGGGTCGCATCAAAGAGCGCGCCGTCGGACAAGAGGTAATGAAAAGCTTAACCCCCGGCCAGCAAGTGATTAAAGTTGTCAACGAAGAACTGACAGCGCTGATGGGAAAAGAAGAAAGCAAATTGGCGGTCGCCGATAAAGCGCCGACGGTCATCATGATGGTCGGTTTGCAAGGGTCCGGGAAAACGACGACCGCCGCGAAACTGGCCAATCATTTGCGCAAGGAAAAGAACCGCAATCCCATGCTCGTTGCCGCTGACGTTTACCGGCCGGCTGCCATCGATCAGTTGCAGACACTCGGGAAGCAGCTCGAAATGCCTGTTTTTTCCAAAGGCACGGAAGCCAATCCCGTTGATATCGTCCGGGAAGGGGTTGAGCAGGCGAAAGCGGAAAATCATGATTACGTGTTGCTCGATACCGCCGGCCGCTTGCACGTGGATGAAGCGCTCATGGACGAGTTGCAGCAAATGAGCGATGCGGTCGAGCCCCATGAAGTGCTTCTCGTTGTTGACGCCATGACCGGGCAAGATGCCGTGAATGTCGCGGAACAATTTAACGATCAATTGCCCGTCTCCGGCGTTGTCCTCACGAAGTTGGACGGCGATACCCGCGGCGGGGCGGCTCTTTCCATCCGCGCGGTCACCGAACAGCCGATCAAGTTCGCGGGGATGGGCGAGAAAATCGATCAGCTGGAAACGTTCCATCCGGAACGAATGGCGTCGCGGATTCTCGGCATGGGGGACATGCTATCGCTGATCGAGAAGGCGCAAACGAACGTGGATGAAGAACGCGCGAAAGAATTGGAAAAGAAAATGCGCAATGCCGACCTCACGTTTGAGGATTTTTTGGAACAGCTGGAACAAGTGAAAAGTATGGGGCCGATGGAAGACATTCTCAGCATGATGCCCGGCGCCGGCAAGATGAAAGGCATGAAAAACATGCAGGTGGATGAAAGCCAAATCGGTCGTATCGAGGCGATCGTGCGCTCGATGACGAAAGCGGAAAAGCAGGACCCCAAGCTCATGAACGCGAGCCGCAAACGCCGGATTGCAAAGGGGAGCGGCACATCCGTGCAAGACGTGAACAAACTGCTCAAGCAATTCGAAGACATGAAAAAAATGATGAAGCAAATGTCGTCGATGGGCGGCGGAAAAAAGAAAGGAAAAGGCGGCATGCAATTGCCGTTTATGCGCTGA
- a CDS encoding putative DNA-binding protein, with amino-acid sequence MLEKTMRMNALFDFYHPLLTEKQRDYLQLYYYDDYSLGEISEHFDVSRQAVYDNIRRSEEVLEAYEAKLQLDERYHRRQELYQQLRREAGATASAYFFSIIDELERTEE; translated from the coding sequence GTGCTGGAAAAAACGATGCGCATGAATGCGCTTTTTGATTTTTACCATCCGTTGCTTACGGAAAAGCAGCGCGACTATTTGCAGCTCTACTATTATGATGATTACTCCCTCGGGGAGATTTCCGAGCACTTTGATGTTAGCCGCCAAGCCGTCTATGATAACATCCGGCGCAGTGAAGAGGTGCTCGAAGCGTACGAAGCGAAATTACAGCTTGATGAGCGATACCACCGGCGCCAAGAACTATACCAACAACTACGCCGCGAAGCCGGTGCGACCGCATCAGCTTACTTTTTTTCCATTATAGACGAATTGGAACGAACGGAAGAATAG
- a CDS encoding NERD domain-containing protein — MILKPREVPTELKTLRLLRPRMTLPDEQHYLNLEKGFTGEQQLDTWLENLTTDCFVINDLLLQQNRNFFQIDKMLIFQETIYLLDSKYSKGDFFIDDDKWKTISGIEIQNPQLQIKRSETLLRKLLQQHRMNFPIESTLVFTHSEFYLYNAPPKLPAVFPNQIHRFLEKLNRLDSKMTYKHNKLAEKLLALHFHKNPHTQFPDYDYHELKKGVLCVSCRSFMTDNGVNWVCAKCGYDEDNKTAIMRSIEEYKFLFPNRKITTNNIYDWCGMKSSKKKVNKLLTNRFIRMGHANASYYID, encoded by the coding sequence ATGATTCTCAAACCCCGCGAAGTCCCCACCGAATTAAAAACGCTGCGGCTCTTACGCCCCCGAATGACCCTTCCCGATGAACAGCACTATCTCAATCTAGAGAAAGGTTTTACAGGCGAGCAACAATTGGATACTTGGCTGGAAAACTTAACAACTGACTGTTTTGTGATCAATGACCTTTTGCTGCAACAGAACCGTAATTTTTTTCAAATCGATAAGATGCTAATTTTCCAAGAAACGATTTATCTTTTGGATTCAAAGTATTCCAAAGGTGATTTTTTCATTGATGACGACAAATGGAAGACAATTTCCGGCATCGAAATCCAAAACCCCCAGCTCCAAATAAAGCGGAGCGAAACCCTCCTGCGAAAATTACTTCAACAGCATCGAATGAATTTCCCTATTGAATCAACGCTTGTTTTTACCCATTCTGAATTTTATCTGTACAATGCTCCTCCTAAACTACCTGCCGTTTTCCCAAACCAAATCCATCGCTTCTTGGAAAAATTAAACCGCCTAGATTCTAAAATGACGTACAAACATAATAAGCTCGCTGAAAAATTACTAGCATTGCATTTTCATAAAAATCCGCATACGCAGTTCCCCGATTATGATTATCATGAACTGAAAAAGGGTGTGCTTTGTGTAAGCTGCCGTTCTTTTATGACTGATAATGGCGTGAATTGGGTATGTGCCAAATGCGGATATGACGAAGACAATAAAACAGCGATCATGAGAAGCATTGAGGAATACAAATTTCTATTTCCGAATCGAAAAATAACCACAAACAATATTTATGATTGGTGTGGAATGAAAAGCTCCAAAAAGAAGGTCAACAAACTTTTAACGAATCGTTTCATCCGCATGGGCCATGCGAATGCCTCCTATTATATCGATTAA
- the ftsY gene encoding signal recognition particle-docking protein FtsY: protein MNFFKKLKERVSTQTETVTSKFKDGLEKTRDSFAEKMNELAARYRTVDEDFFEELEELLISADVGVNTVMELIEELRTEVKRQNVKTPQDVLPVISEKLTAKLDYSGEDNALNMNDEGMTVLLFVGVNGVGKTTTIGKIAQRFKSEGKNVVLAAGDTFRAGAIEQLAAWGEDVGVNVVKQEEGSDPAAVMYDAIQSARSKNADVLLCDTAGRLQNKVNLMKELEKVKRVIDREIPLAPHEVLLVLDATTGQNAMTQAKTFKEATEVSGIVLTKLDGTAKGGIVLAIRNELGIPVKFVGLGESVDDLQPFDAEQFTYGLFRELAEDDEGN from the coding sequence ATGAATTTTTTTAAAAAATTAAAGGAACGGGTTAGCACCCAAACCGAAACGGTCACATCGAAATTTAAAGACGGCTTGGAGAAAACCCGTGATTCGTTTGCGGAAAAAATGAACGAGTTGGCGGCCCGGTATCGGACCGTGGACGAAGATTTTTTCGAGGAATTGGAAGAACTGTTGATTTCGGCGGACGTCGGGGTGAACACGGTCATGGAATTGATCGAAGAACTGCGCACCGAGGTGAAACGCCAAAATGTCAAAACACCCCAAGACGTCTTGCCGGTCATCAGTGAAAAATTAACCGCCAAACTCGATTACAGCGGCGAAGATAATGCATTGAACATGAACGACGAAGGCATGACCGTCCTTCTGTTCGTCGGCGTGAACGGCGTTGGAAAAACGACGACGATTGGGAAAATCGCCCAGCGCTTCAAATCCGAAGGCAAAAACGTCGTACTGGCCGCGGGCGACACGTTCCGAGCCGGCGCGATCGAGCAATTGGCCGCTTGGGGCGAGGACGTTGGCGTCAACGTCGTCAAGCAAGAAGAAGGCTCGGACCCGGCGGCCGTCATGTATGATGCCATCCAATCCGCTCGTTCCAAAAACGCCGACGTGCTGCTATGTGATACGGCCGGGCGCCTGCAAAACAAGGTCAATCTGATGAAAGAACTGGAAAAAGTCAAGCGCGTCATCGACCGCGAAATTCCGTTGGCCCCGCATGAAGTGTTGCTCGTGTTGGACGCGACGACCGGGCAAAACGCGATGACGCAGGCCAAAACGTTTAAAGAAGCAACGGAAGTTTCCGGCATCGTGCTCACGAAACTGGACGGGACCGCGAAGGGCGGCATCGTGCTCGCCATTCGCAACGAACTCGGTATCCCCGTAAAATTCGTCGGCCTAGGCGAAAGCGTCGACGATCTGCAACCGTTTGATGCCGAGCAGTTCACGTATGGATTGTTCCGGGAGCTGGCGGAGGATGACGAGGGAAACTAA
- a CDS encoding DUF1128 family protein — MNLDEAKEENLHYIFEKLQEHLQVVNAAVLDPTSYDLRHYEDIKEIYEYVVGNNSTLSVKEMDALISELGRIKVESQK; from the coding sequence ATGAACCTTGATGAAGCAAAAGAAGAAAATCTTCACTACATTTTCGAGAAACTGCAAGAACATTTGCAAGTCGTGAACGCCGCGGTGCTCGATCCGACAAGCTATGATCTCCGGCATTACGAAGATATTAAAGAGATCTATGAGTACGTAGTGGGGAACAATTCAACCCTTAGCGTGAAAGAAATGGACGCCCTGATTTCAGAGCTAGGAAGAATTAAAGTCGAGAGCCAAAAATAA
- the rnc gene encoding ribonuclease III, with protein sequence MKSSPKKKNKIHASENHVHKFQELLSELALQFTDDQLLYQAFTHSSYVNEKKHSADSDNERLEFLGDSVLELCVSQYLYRRFHTMPEGEMTKLRAAVVCEPSLAGLARKYNFGDLVFLGKGEDMTGGRERSAMLADVFEAFVGALYLDQGMDAVNHFLEKTVYEKIETGSYTDVMDFKSQLQEFVQRTSSGAITYAIVDEQGPAHSREFVARVSINGDHQGEGIGKTKKSAEQHAAQKALMHLSTERE encoded by the coding sequence ATGAAATCCTCTCCAAAAAAAAAGAACAAAATACACGCAAGCGAAAACCATGTGCATAAATTCCAGGAATTATTATCGGAACTAGCGTTGCAATTTACTGATGATCAATTGTTGTATCAGGCTTTTACCCATTCTTCCTATGTGAATGAAAAGAAACACAGTGCCGACAGCGATAACGAACGGTTGGAGTTTTTAGGGGATTCGGTGCTTGAATTATGTGTCTCCCAATATCTCTATCGTCGGTTTCATACGATGCCGGAAGGAGAGATGACCAAACTTCGTGCTGCAGTTGTTTGTGAACCCTCTCTGGCAGGGCTCGCGCGGAAATATAATTTCGGCGACCTCGTATTTCTCGGGAAAGGCGAGGACATGACCGGCGGCCGGGAACGCTCAGCCATGCTCGCGGATGTCTTCGAAGCATTTGTCGGGGCGCTTTATCTGGATCAAGGGATGGACGCCGTTAACCATTTTCTTGAAAAGACCGTCTATGAAAAAATCGAAACCGGCAGTTACACGGATGTAATGGACTTCAAAAGCCAGCTACAAGAATTTGTCCAAAGGACCTCATCGGGCGCGATCACGTACGCGATCGTCGATGAACAAGGACCTGCGCACAGCAGGGAATTCGTTGCCCGCGTCTCTATTAATGGCGATCATCAAGGCGAAGGAATCGGAAAAACGAAGAAATCGGCAGAGCAACACGCTGCACAAAAAGCACTCATGCACCTAAGCACCGAACGTGAATAG
- the acpP gene encoding acyl carrier protein, with amino-acid sequence MTETGTLERVKKIVVDRLGVEESEVIGEATFKDDLGADSLDVVELVMELEDEFDMEISDEEAEKISTVADVVNYIEAQQ; translated from the coding sequence ATGACAGAAACAGGAACGCTGGAACGCGTAAAAAAGATTGTTGTTGATCGGTTGGGCGTCGAGGAATCGGAAGTCATCGGAGAAGCAACGTTTAAAGATGATCTCGGTGCTGATTCGTTGGACGTCGTTGAACTCGTAATGGAACTTGAAGATGAATTTGATATGGAAATCTCTGATGAAGAAGCGGAAAAAATTTCCACCGTCGCTGATGTCGTGAACTACATAGAAGCACAGCAGTGA
- the fabG gene encoding 3-oxoacyl-ACP reductase FabG, translating to MLEGKKALVTGASRGIGRAIALNLAQNGADVAVNYAGSEAKAAETAKECASYGVEAFPVQANVADEEAVKALFKTVTDRFGAIDILVNNAGITKDNLIMRMKEDDWDQVLDTNLKGVFLCSKAVVRPMMKQRSGSIINIGSVTGTLGNAGQANYTAAKAGVVGLTKTLARELSSRHIRVNAVAPGFIETEMTDELEGEQRDGLLAQIPLGELGRPEDVAETVSFLAGEKSRYMTGQTLHVDGGMYMP from the coding sequence ATGCTAGAAGGAAAAAAAGCGCTCGTGACCGGGGCTTCCCGCGGAATTGGACGGGCCATCGCGCTCAACCTCGCGCAAAACGGAGCGGATGTTGCCGTCAATTACGCGGGGAGTGAAGCAAAAGCCGCGGAGACAGCGAAAGAATGCGCTTCTTACGGGGTGGAAGCTTTTCCCGTGCAGGCCAATGTCGCGGATGAAGAAGCGGTCAAAGCCCTTTTTAAAACGGTCACCGATCGTTTCGGCGCCATTGATATTCTCGTCAACAACGCGGGAATCACAAAGGATAATTTAATCATGCGCATGAAAGAAGACGACTGGGACCAAGTGCTTGACACGAATTTAAAAGGGGTTTTCCTCTGCTCGAAAGCAGTGGTACGTCCGATGATGAAACAACGGTCGGGATCCATTATTAACATCGGTTCGGTCACCGGTACGCTCGGCAACGCCGGCCAGGCCAATTACACCGCGGCAAAAGCAGGGGTCGTTGGATTGACAAAAACGTTGGCGAGAGAGCTTTCGTCCCGTCACATCCGTGTGAATGCCGTCGCGCCGGGCTTCATTGAGACAGAAATGACAGACGAACTCGAAGGAGAGCAACGGGACGGGTTGCTGGCCCAAATTCCGCTCGGGGAGCTCGGGCGCCCCGAAGACGTGGCTGAAACGGTCAGTTTTCTTGCCGGCGAAAAAAGTCGGTATATGACGGGTCAAACCCTTCATGTCGATGGCGGCATGTATATGCCGTAA
- the fabD gene encoding ACP S-malonyltransferase, which yields MGKTAFLFPGQGSQAIGMGMTAAAENEAAQKTVTAADEALGFRLSELMENGPEDELKKTTNAQPALLTASTAVLQLFSEHEVQPDYVAGHSLGEYSALVAANVIDFKDAVTAVRQRGELMEAAVPAGEGGMAAVMGMKREALEAVVSEVNEEGTPVQLANLNAPNQIVMSGSADGIKEAGERAKEKGARRVVPLNVSGPFHSPLMKPAREQLQEVLAPISFRDSEVPVVMNASASAATDANTLKEALVTQVTAPVLWEDSIRFLLEDGVDTFIEIGGGQVLAGLVKKIQRRGIQVFSVESQADIDEVLQAKA from the coding sequence ATGGGGAAAACGGCGTTTTTGTTTCCGGGACAAGGCTCGCAAGCGATCGGCATGGGCATGACCGCGGCTGCGGAAAACGAAGCGGCACAAAAGACCGTGACTGCAGCGGACGAAGCCCTCGGCTTTCGCCTTTCCGAATTAATGGAAAACGGCCCGGAAGATGAATTAAAAAAAACGACAAACGCGCAACCGGCGTTATTAACGGCGAGTACCGCGGTATTGCAACTTTTTTCGGAACACGAGGTGCAACCGGATTACGTTGCCGGACATAGCCTCGGGGAATATAGCGCCCTTGTCGCCGCTAACGTCATCGATTTCAAAGATGCAGTCACGGCGGTTCGTCAAAGAGGCGAATTAATGGAAGCCGCGGTGCCTGCCGGCGAAGGCGGGATGGCGGCAGTCATGGGGATGAAAAGAGAAGCGTTGGAAGCGGTTGTTTCCGAAGTCAACGAGGAAGGCACCCCCGTCCAGCTCGCCAATTTAAACGCCCCGAACCAAATCGTCATGTCGGGATCGGCAGATGGCATCAAAGAAGCCGGCGAACGTGCAAAGGAAAAGGGAGCCCGCCGCGTTGTTCCTTTAAACGTGAGCGGTCCGTTCCACTCGCCGCTCATGAAACCTGCCCGCGAGCAGTTGCAAGAAGTATTGGCGCCGATAAGCTTTCGCGATAGCGAGGTGCCGGTGGTGATGAACGCGTCTGCCTCCGCGGCGACCGATGCTAACACGTTGAAGGAAGCGCTCGTCACCCAAGTAACGGCTCCCGTGCTTTGGGAAGACAGCATTCGTTTTCTGCTTGAGGATGGCGTGGACACCTTTATCGAAATCGGCGGCGGGCAAGTATTGGCCGGCTTGGTGAAAAAAATTCAACGTCGCGGCATCCAAGTGTTTTCCGTCGAAAGCCAAGCAGATATTGACGAAGTATTGCAAGCAAAAGCGTAA
- the plsX gene encoding phosphate acyltransferase PlsX, with amino-acid sequence MKIAIDAMGGDNAPKAQVAGTLAAARAFEDLEVTLVGDEEKIRPHLSGHHERINVLHTTSVIENDETPTQAVRRKKDSSMVLAVKEVRENRADASISAGNTGALMSTGLLQIGRIEGLERPALAPMLPTLDGEGFLLLDVGANVDARAVHLFQYGIMGDVYMRRVKNRKQPKVGLLNVGAEEGKGNELSKQAYEQMQAADFTFIGNVEARDVLNGVCDVVVCDGFSGNILLKSIEGTAESLFSILKTELSSTMKNKLAAAALRPSFKGIKQKLSYSHYGGAGLFGLKAPVVKAHGSSDHTAFFHAIRQARQMISEDVAEVIAADLQKQRRD; translated from the coding sequence ATGAAAATAGCCATAGACGCGATGGGAGGCGACAACGCCCCAAAAGCTCAGGTGGCGGGGACGTTAGCAGCAGCCCGGGCATTTGAGGACCTTGAAGTGACGCTCGTCGGTGACGAGGAAAAGATCCGTCCTCATTTATCGGGGCATCATGAACGCATTAACGTGCTGCATACGACGAGTGTGATTGAAAATGATGAGACACCGACCCAGGCGGTACGCCGTAAAAAAGATTCTTCGATGGTGCTCGCCGTGAAGGAAGTGCGCGAAAATCGCGCGGACGCGAGCATATCCGCGGGAAATACGGGCGCGTTGATGTCCACCGGTTTATTGCAAATCGGACGCATTGAAGGCTTAGAACGCCCAGCGCTGGCACCGATGCTCCCGACCCTTGACGGGGAAGGGTTTCTCCTCTTGGACGTGGGCGCCAATGTTGATGCACGCGCGGTCCATCTCTTCCAATACGGAATCATGGGGGATGTGTATATGCGTCGTGTCAAAAATCGCAAACAACCGAAGGTAGGATTACTCAACGTCGGTGCCGAAGAAGGAAAAGGCAATGAATTATCCAAACAAGCCTACGAACAGATGCAAGCGGCCGACTTTACATTCATCGGCAACGTCGAGGCGCGAGATGTATTGAACGGTGTTTGCGACGTCGTCGTATGCGATGGTTTTTCCGGAAATATTTTGCTTAAATCCATCGAAGGCACGGCTGAATCGCTGTTTTCCATTTTAAAAACGGAGCTAAGCTCCACGATGAAAAACAAACTGGCGGCAGCAGCGTTGAGACCATCGTTTAAAGGGATCAAGCAAAAATTAAGCTATTCCCATTATGGGGGAGCCGGCTTGTTTGGGTTGAAAGCGCCCGTTGTAAAGGCCCATGGCTCGTCTGATCACACCGCTTTTTTTCACGCCATACGCCAAGCCAGGCAGATGATTTCCGAAGACGTGGCAGAGGTTATCGCCGCTGATTTGCAAAAACAGAGGAGGGATTAA
- the fapR gene encoding transcription factor FapR, with the protein MKKTKAERKEELEDTIEANPFITDEALAERFDVSVQTIRLDRSELRIPEVRTRIKQLAETNHDDVRALQNEEVIGEIVDLQLDEQAISILDITDDDVFTRNGIARGHHLFAQANSLAVAIIDDAFAVTGRANIRFTRQVYVGERVVAKAKVKKRSPGFPVITVDSYVNQTLVFKGEFVMSRGKEA; encoded by the coding sequence ATGAAAAAAACGAAAGCTGAACGGAAAGAGGAATTGGAAGACACGATCGAGGCCAATCCTTTTATTACGGATGAGGCCTTGGCCGAACGTTTTGATGTAAGCGTGCAAACGATTCGCCTCGATCGTTCCGAGTTAAGAATTCCGGAAGTCCGAACGCGCATCAAGCAGTTGGCCGAGACGAACCACGATGATGTTCGAGCCTTGCAAAACGAAGAAGTGATCGGTGAAATCGTCGATTTGCAACTGGATGAACAAGCGATTTCCATCCTTGATATTACCGATGACGATGTGTTTACGCGTAATGGCATCGCGAGAGGGCACCATCTTTTCGCACAGGCGAACTCGCTCGCGGTTGCGATCATTGACGACGCATTCGCGGTGACCGGACGCGCGAACATTCGTTTCACCCGTCAAGTATACGTCGGCGAACGCGTGGTGGCAAAGGCAAAAGTAAAAAAACGCAGTCCCGGTTTTCCGGTGATTACCGTGGACAGCTATGTGAACCAAACCCTCGTTTTCAAAGGGGAGTTCGTCATGTCGAGGGGAAAAGAAGCGTGA
- the recG gene encoding ATP-dependent DNA helicase RecG yields the protein MTSLTRAQTSIEELKGVGPETMKELSRLGIVTWEDLLWHLPYRYENIAIRPVEELEHEAQATLAGTVQGPPNVKYYGAKKNRLFFRLFADGHLIQVVAFNRAFLKHKLQPETKVNVTGKWDRHRAQLTAQRIEVGDADETRAYAPVYTITGKLTVRQLENWIKQVIRQGAFPEEALPAFLRKKYKLPTIAEAIATLHQPENAQTLKNARRRVVYEEFLRFQLNIQAYKRTRRQNEYAQPTKIDEASIRQFVQALPFALTDAQTRSLREILADIQADHKMNRLLQGDVGSGKTVVAACAMYAVVSAGKQAALMVPTEILATQHAESLADLFRPYGMELARLTGSTKTARRKEIHAGLESGEISVIVGTHALIQDTVPFHDLGLVITDEQHRFGVGQRRALREKGNPDALFMTATPIPRTLAITAYGDMDVSRIDEQPKGRKAVQTYWAKPDMLERVIAFVRKETAAGKQAYVICPLIEESEQLDVQNAIDLHAQLEMLMPDNSIGLLHGRLRDEEKETAMNGFTGGDIDVLVSTTVVEVGVNVANATIMVIYDADRFGLSQLHQLRGRVGRGEAQSYCILLSDPTSETGKERMRIMTETTDGFVLAEKDLRLRGPGELLGQKQSGMPEFRLADPVHDYRALDTARQDANTLLDAEEFWQHPKYQPLRDYVQGSGATSGEKLD from the coding sequence ATGACAAGCTTAACACGAGCACAAACGAGTATTGAGGAGCTAAAAGGCGTCGGTCCGGAGACGATGAAAGAGTTGAGCCGACTCGGTATTGTTACATGGGAAGATTTACTCTGGCATTTGCCGTATCGATATGAAAACATCGCCATCCGCCCGGTGGAAGAGCTGGAACACGAGGCGCAGGCCACCCTTGCCGGCACGGTTCAGGGGCCTCCCAATGTTAAATACTACGGCGCCAAAAAAAACCGTCTTTTTTTTCGTTTGTTTGCCGACGGGCATCTCATCCAAGTGGTGGCTTTTAATCGCGCGTTTTTAAAACATAAACTTCAACCGGAGACGAAGGTGAATGTGACCGGAAAATGGGACCGGCACCGTGCCCAACTCACCGCCCAACGGATTGAAGTCGGCGACGCCGATGAAACGCGCGCCTACGCTCCCGTCTACACCATCACCGGCAAGCTCACGGTCCGCCAACTGGAAAATTGGATCAAACAAGTCATCCGCCAAGGCGCGTTCCCGGAGGAAGCGCTCCCTGCTTTTTTACGAAAAAAATATAAATTGCCGACGATTGCCGAGGCAATCGCGACGCTTCATCAACCGGAAAACGCCCAAACGCTTAAAAACGCGAGACGACGGGTTGTGTACGAAGAATTTCTCCGTTTTCAATTAAACATCCAGGCGTATAAACGCACGCGCAGACAAAATGAATATGCGCAGCCGACGAAGATTGACGAAGCGTCTATCCGTCAATTCGTGCAAGCATTGCCGTTTGCACTGACCGATGCACAAACCCGTTCGCTTCGCGAAATCCTTGCGGATATACAGGCAGACCATAAAATGAATCGGCTTTTACAAGGGGACGTCGGCTCGGGAAAGACCGTTGTTGCCGCGTGTGCCATGTACGCGGTGGTGAGTGCCGGCAAGCAAGCAGCGTTAATGGTGCCGACCGAAATCCTGGCTACCCAACATGCGGAAAGCCTGGCTGATTTATTTCGCCCTTATGGCATGGAACTCGCGCGCTTGACCGGCTCCACAAAAACCGCTCGCCGCAAGGAAATCCATGCCGGGCTGGAGAGCGGGGAGATTTCGGTGATCGTCGGCACGCACGCGTTGATCCAGGATACGGTTCCTTTCCATGACCTTGGCCTCGTGATTACGGATGAGCAGCACCGTTTCGGTGTGGGACAACGGCGAGCGCTGCGGGAAAAAGGGAATCCGGACGCCTTGTTTATGACGGCGACCCCGATCCCCCGAACGCTGGCGATTACGGCTTATGGAGACATGGACGTGTCCCGCATCGATGAACAGCCGAAAGGGCGGAAAGCGGTGCAAACGTATTGGGCCAAGCCTGATATGCTTGAGCGTGTGATCGCTTTTGTCCGCAAGGAAACGGCCGCGGGCAAACAAGCGTATGTGATCTGCCCATTGATTGAAGAATCCGAGCAATTGGACGTGCAAAATGCAATTGACCTCCACGCGCAATTGGAAATGTTAATGCCCGACAACTCCATCGGTCTTTTGCACGGCCGTTTGCGGGATGAGGAAAAAGAAACAGCGATGAACGGGTTTACGGGCGGCGACATTGACGTCCTCGTATCGACGACCGTAGTCGAAGTAGGCGTCAATGTCGCTAACGCGACGATCATGGTTATTTATGATGCGGACCGTTTCGGACTCTCGCAGCTGCATCAGCTCCGCGGACGTGTCGGTCGCGGCGAGGCGCAATCTTATTGTATTTTACTGAGCGACCCTACCTCGGAAACGGGAAAAGAACGCATGCGTATCATGACCGAGACGACCGATGGGTTTGTTTTGGCGGAAAAAGACTTACGGTTGCGCGGGCCGGGAGAACTTCTCGGACAGAAACAAAGCGGGATGCCCGAATTTCGCCTCGCAGATCCCGTCCATGACTACCGGGCGTTGGACACCGCCCGCCAAGACGCAAATACGCTCCTTGACGCCGAGGAATTTTGGCAGCACCCGAAGTATCAACCTTTGCGAGACTACGTCCAAGGCTCAGGAGCAACGTCGGGGGAGAAGTTGGATTGA